One Odontesthes bonariensis isolate fOdoBon6 chromosome 17, fOdoBon6.hap1, whole genome shotgun sequence genomic window carries:
- the vcpkmt gene encoding protein N-lysine methyltransferase METTL21D, giving the protein MAADMDDSKYFVREIERNDGCALQVKQCYIGDVGCVVWDAAMVLAKYLETKQFYDPSSEVNVWSGRTVLELGAGTGVVGLMAATLGAQVIVTDLEDLQSLLTVNIEENQALISSGSITAKVLKWGDDVSEFSPPPHYILMADCIYYEQSIVPLVESLKLLSGPETCIICCYEQRTEGVNPEVERQFFDLLQQHFSCEKIPSDKQDPEFSSPDIHILHIRRKAQLCYG; this is encoded by the exons ATGGCGGCCGACATGGACGATAGTAAATATTTTGTGAGAGAAATTGAGAGAAATGACGGCTGTGCCTTACAGGTGAAGCAGTGTTACATCGGGGACGTTGGGTGTGTTGTCTGGGATGCAGCTATGGTTCTTGCGAAATATTTGGAGACAAAACAATTTTATGATCCGTCTTCAGAAGTCAACGTGTGGTCTGGCAGGACTGTGCTTGAGTTGGGAGCTGGTACAGGAGTGGTTGgtctgatggcagcaacactcGG AGCACAGGTTATCGTCACAGACCTGGAAGATTTGCAGAGTCTTCTGACCGTAAACATTGAGGAGAACCAGGCACTCATCAGCAGTGGGTCCATAACTGCCAAGGTACTGAAATG GGGTGACGATGTGTCTGAGTTCTCGCCCCCCCCACATTATATCCTGATGGCAGATTGCATCTATTATGAGCAG TCAATTGTTCCACTGGTGGAGAGTTTGAAGCTGCTTTCTGGGCCGGAGACCTGCATAATTTGTTGCTATGAGCAACGCACTGAGGGCGTCAATCCAGAGGTGGAAAGGCAGTTTTTTGAT TTGCTGCAACAACACTTCAGCTGTGAGAAGATCCCCTCTGACAAACAGGACCCAGAGTTCAGTAGTCCAGATATTCACATTCTGCACATTCGAAGAAAAGCCCAACTTTGTTATGGTTGA
- the arf6b gene encoding ADP-ribosylation factor 6b: MGKMLSKIFGNKEMRILMLGLDAAGKTTILYKLKLGQSVTTIPTVGFNVETVTYKNVKFNVWDVGGQDKIRPLWRHYYTGTQGLIFVVDCADRDRIDEARQELHRIINDREMRDAIILIFANKQDLPDAMKPHEIQEKLGLTRIRDRNWYVQPSCATTGDGLYEGLTWLTSNYKS; the protein is encoded by the coding sequence ATGGGGAAAATGCTCTCGAAAATCTTTGGCAACAAGGAGATGAGAATATTGATGCTTGGACTCGATGCCGCTGGAAAGACGACAATCCTTTACAAACTCAAACTGGGACAGTCTGTGACCACAATCCCCACAGTTGGCTTCAATGTGGAAACGGTCACATACAAAAACGTCAAGTTCAACGTGTGGGATGTCGGAGGCCAGGACAAGATACGTCCTCTGTGGCGACACTACTACACAGGCACCCAGGGCTTAATTTTCGTGGTGGATTGTGCGGACAGGGATCGCATCGACGAGGCAAGGCAGGAACTTCACCGCATCATTAATGACCGGGAGATGAGGGATGCCATCATCTTGATTTTTGCCAATAAGCAAGATCTTCCGGATGCCATGAAGCCACATGAAATCCAAGAGAAGCTCGGATTGACCCGCATCAGAGATAGGAATTGGTATGTTCAGCCCTCCTGTGCTACCACAGGTGATGGACTGTATGAGGGTCTGACATGGCTAACCTCAAATTACAAATCTTAA
- the msh4 gene encoding mutS protein homolog 4 has translation MYHSSTEELTDGDNSDCGQNGAWSPADRRGVNETTTSYGPASSSALLHESSNESSATSNQVGERNNNFRIGRTASSLLTSTSDTSSFRSHGGTPRFRRTPGSAGPTGTCSSSASTISGASVIVAVVEGRGLARGEIGMASLDLKCPELVLSQFADTGTYAKVITRIHILVPVEILMPDTASEKGKGTKLFRLITENFPGVPFTAVQRKYFNERKGLEYIQQLCAPEFGTVLMEVQAKYYCLAAVAALLKYLEFLQNSVYAARSLKVTFKGSEQTAMIDSASAANLELVVNSRDHRSEHTLFGVLNFTKTPGGARRLRSNILEPVVDVDTINIRLDTIQELLQNEELFFGLKNAVGNFLDIDRLLSVLVQVPKQETVQAAEAKITHVIQLKHTLDLVPRLRMALKNCSTALLKAYSSTLEDNRFDMILEQIKTVINCDTTYLKGSLNMRTQKCYAVRPNINEFLDIARRAYTEIVDDIAGLVNQMGERYGLPVRTSFSTARGFFIQMKLDGAVLPEGKLPPEFIKVTKHKNNFGFTTADLMKMNGRCDEALREIFHMSYVVICQLLSTIHEHVHCLYKLSDAVSMLDMLLSLAHACTISDYVRPEFTDTLAIKQGRHPILERMAVQQPVSNNSYISEGSNFVIITGPNMSGKSTYLKQVALCQIMAQIGSFVPAEYASFRVADQIFTRIGVDDDFETNSSTFMLEMKEVSYIIHNASDRSLIIIDELGRGTSAEEGVGICHSVCEFLLSLKAFTLFATHFLELCQLESLYPNLENQHMEVQHTRSGDSGADRVVYTYLLGRGCAEERHYGLRAAELTAFPPSIIQEAKTVASKVSQELLARHHTDPETQRQRAVYHLATRLLQTARNSRLDPESLRMYLKGLKKQYEAELRAAEPPESIDTQEE, from the exons ATGTATCATAGCAGTACAGAGGAGTTAACTGACGGTGACAACTCGGATTGTGGACAAAACGGTGCTTGGTCCCCAGCGGACAGACGAGGAGTGAACGAAACCACTACTTCATATGGCCCGGCGTCATCTTCAGCTCTATTACACGAGAGTTCAAATGAGAGCAGTGCAACCTCCAACCAAG TAGGTGAGCGCAACAACAACTTCAGGATAGGGAGGACAGCTTCATCCCTCCTGACGTCTACCTCAGACACCTCTTCTTTTCGCAGCCATGGAGGAACACCGAGATTCAGAAGGACACCGGGGTCTGCCGGGCCCACAG GAACATGTTCCTCATCTGCATCCACAATCTCTGGGGCCTCTGTGATTGTAGCAGTGGTTGAAGGGCGTGGTTTGGCCAGGGGGGAGATTGGCATGGCCAGTCTCGACTTAAAATGTCCAGAGCTTGTACTTTCCCAGTTTGCAGACACAGGAACATATGCCAAG GTTATAACCAGGATTCACATCTTGGTGCCAGTGGAAATACTGATGCCTGACACAGCCAGTGAGAAGGGGAAAGGGACAAAGCTGTTCAGGCTTATCACAGAGAATTTCCCG GGTGTTCCTTTCACTGCAGTCCAAAGAAAGTATTTCAATGAGAGGAAAGGACTGGAGTACATTCAGCAGCTGTGTGCTCCAGAATTTGGCACCGTCCTAATGGAAGTACAAGCAAA GTATTACTGCCTAGCAGCTGTAGCTGCTTTGCTGAAATACTTAGAGTTCCTCCAGAACTCTGTTTATGCAGCCAGGTCTCTTAAAGTGACCTTTAAAGGAAGTGAACAGACTGCCATGATTGACTCAGCCTCTGCCGCTAACTTGGAGCTGGTGGTCAATAGCAGAGACCACAG GAGTGAGCATACTCTTTTTGGGGTGCTTAACTTCACAAAGACACCAGGCGGTGCCAGGAGGTTACGCTCCAATATCCTGGAGCCTGTGGTTGATGTGGACACCATCAACATTCGCTTGGATACCATACAAGAGCTGCTGCAAAACGAGGAACTGTTCTTTGGCCTGAAGAACG CCGTAGGTAATTTCCTCGATATTGACCGGCTGCTCTCTGTTCTTGTCCAAGTCCCAAAGCAGGAAACG GTTCAAGCTGCTGAAGCTAAGATTACTCATGTCATTCAGCTGAAGCACACGCTGGATCTGGTACCACGGCTAAGG ATGGCGTTGAAGAACTGCAGCACAGCCCTGCTCAAGGCGTACAGTAGCACACTGGAGGACAACAG ATTTGACATGATCCTAGAGCAGATCAAAACAGTCATAAATTGTGACACCACATACCTGAAAGGGAGCTTGAACATGCGCACCCAGAAGTGTTACGCAGTGCGCCCCAACATCAACGAGTTCCTCGACATCGCCCGCAGAGCTTACACTGAGATAGTGGATGACATTGCAG GGCTTGTGAACCAGATGGGGGAGAGGTACGGCTTGCCAGTGCGCACCAGCTTCAGCACAGCTCGAGGTTTCTTTATCCAGATGAAGCTGGACGGAGCTGTCTTACCTGAGGGGAAGCTCCCCCCAGAGTTCATCAAG GTAACCAAGCACAAGAACAACTTTGGCTTTACCACCGCAGACCTGATGAAGATGAATGGACGCTGTGATGAAGCCCTGAGGGAGATCTTTCACATGTCTTATGT GGTGATATGTCAACTTCTCAGCACCATCCATGAGCACGTTCACTGCCTTTATAAACTCTCAGACGCTGTTTCCATGTTGGACATGTTGCTGTCACTGGCACATGCGTGCACCATCTCAGACTACG TGCGTCCGGAATTCACAGACACACTGGCCATCAAGCAAGGTCGTCACCCCATTCTGGAGCGAATGGCTGTCCAGCAGCCTGTATCAAACAACAGCTACATCTCAGAGGGCAGCAACTTTGTCATCATAACAGGACCCAACATGAGCGGCAAATCCACATACCTCaaacaggtggcattgtgtcaGATCATGGCCCAGATAG GCTCCTTTGTCCCTGCTGAGTACGCCTCTTTCCGGGTCGCTGATCAGATTTTCACCAGAATCGGCGTAGATGATGACTTTGAAACAAACTCTTCCACCTTCATGTTGGAAATGAAGGAg GTCTCTTACATTATTCATAACGCAAGTGACAGGTCATTGATCATCATAGATGAGTTGGGACGTGGCACTAGTGCTGAAGAAGGCGTCGGCATCTGCCACTCAGTTTGTGAGTTCCTCCTTAGCCTGAAG GCGTTCACTCTGTTCGCCACGCACTTTCTTGAGCTGTGTCAGTTGGAGTCTCTCTATCCAAACCTGGAGAACCAGCACATGGAGGTCCAGCACACACGCAGTGGCGACTCGGGTGCAGACCGAGTGGTTTATACATATTTGCTAGGTCGAGGATGCGCTGAAGAAAGGCACTATG GTCTGAGAGCGGCGGAACTGACTGCATTTCCTCCAAGTATTATCCAAGAGGCAAAGACAGTTGCATCTAAAGTCAGCCAGGAGCTTTTG GCCAGACACCACACTGACCCGGAAACCCAGAGGCAGAGAGCCGTGTACCACCTGGCCACTCGCCTCCTGCAGACTGCCAGAAACTCCAGGCTGGACCCGGAAAGCCTGCGTATGTATCTGAAGGGACTGAAGAAGCAGTATGAAGCTGAGCTGCGGGCTGCGGAGCCGCCGGAGTCCATCGACACACAGGAGGAATAA